Within Deltaproteobacteria bacterium, the genomic segment TTATAGGATGAGGAAGCCATTTGGGGTCGCCAATGGCTAAATCAAGGAGATAGGCTAAAATTATGAGCAGATACCATGAATCATACATTAGTTTTGACTTTTGAACTTTGAATTCAAATCCCCCCCCCTTCCCGCTTTTCTCGCTTCATTATATCTCCCTTCTTGCCAGTACCTCTCTGGGTTTGCTTCCCTGACTTGGACCAACAACACCTTCTGCCTCCATCTTTTCAATGATTCTTGCGGCTGTGTTATAGCCAATCCGCAGCCTCCTTTGAATATAGGATGTAGATATTTGTCCTATTTGCAGGGCAATATTTACTGCCTCATCATATCTACTGTTAAATTCCTTGTCATCTTCTTCATTTTGTTCTTTACTATTTTTATCTTCCAGTTTTGCTTCAAGGATTTCTCTATGAAACACAGGGCTGCCTTGTTTCTTCAAAAATTCAGCAATCCTGTTGATTTCTATCTCAGATACATATCCGCCGTGTATCCTTTGCAGTTTTGCTGTGCCGGGCGGTAAAAAGAGCATATCACCGTCTCCGAGGAGACTCTCTGCGCCCATAGAATCAAGGATTGTGCGGGAGTCTGTCCTAGATACAACCTGACAGGAAATCCTTGCAGGGAAATTTGCCTTGATAAGCCCTGTTATTACATCAACAGATGGTCTCTGTGTTGCTACCAGAAGATGTATGCCTGATGCCCTTGCCATCTGTGAGAGTCTCACAAGGCAGTCCTCCACATCTTTGCCTGCAACCATCATTAAATCTGCAAGTTCATCTATAACAACAACTATGTATGGTAATCTCTCATGCCCTCTTTTTGTATCCCTGTCTGTTTTTGTAATCACCTCTTTACCTTCGTCCAGCATTTGATTATATCTGGCAATATTCTTTGCGCCAAACTCTGCTATAAGTTTATACCTTTCCCCCATCTCTCTTACAACCCCGCGGAGTATACCTGCGGCCTTTCTAGGGTCTGTTACAACAGGGGTTAAAAGATGGGGTATGCCTTCGTATGCTGAAAGTTCAAGCATCTTCGGGTCTATCATTATAAATTTTACATCATCAGGCGATGCCTTATAGAGGATGCTTAGTATCATTGCATTTATTGCCACACTCTTACCTGTTCCTGTTGCACCTGCAAGCAAAAGATGCGGCATCTTTGCAAGGTCAGAAACAAAGGGATTGCCTACAAGGTCTTTACCAAGCCCCAGTGTTAAAAAGGAATGACTTTTTACATACTCCTGACTCTCCATAATATCCCTTAAGAATATCTTTCCCCTTATGAGATTCGGGACCTCTATGCCTACAACTGCCTTTCCGGGAACAGGTGCAAGTATCCTGATTGATGTTGCACGGAGGGCAAGGGCAAGGTCATCTGTAAGATTTATAATCTTACCGACCTTTATCCCGGGTGCCGGCTCAAATTCATACATTGTTATAACAGGGCCCGGTCTTACAGCAACTATGGTCCCATCAACACCAAAATCCTTGAGTTTTTTTTCAACGATCTTTGAATTTGTGATTATACCCTCTTTATCTATGGACTTACCCTTTTCAGGGTTTATATCCAGAAGGGAAAGGGGCGGGAGTGTAAATTTTCCATCAGACTCTAAAAATTCAAAATGCTGCTGGACAGGTTCTTTTGATTTCGCCTGCCTTTTGAATTGCTCCTTTGAGGGTTCTGATATGACAACTATCGGTGCAGCATGTATTTTATCGTCAGGTTTTGCAAGGGCATCTATTTCCTTCTTTTGAACCTTAGCCTTTGCATCACGGCTTTTTTTTCTCCTTTCCTTCCAATCTAGCCATTGCCCATTTATTATTTTATATGTGGAATCGCAAATGGCATAAAACCTTTTTGAAAGACTTACTATGGAGATGCCTGTCCCATATACCATGCTTACTGCTGCAATGGCTGATAAAAGAATGACTGTGCCTATTGTATTCAGGTAGCCTTCCAGAAAATAGTCAATATAGCCGCCGATAAGTCCCCCCGCTGTAAACCTGTCAGCAGAGAGCATACCTATAAGACCTGAAAATGAGGCAAGTAAAGACAAAAGGCTTAAAACAACAGATGCGTTATAAGGGGGATCTTTTTTTAAAAACAGTTTAATGGAGACGACAAATAATATGAGAGGGAGAAGATATGCAGAAAATCCGATTAGAAAAAATAGTCCATCGCTGGTATACAAACCAACACGACCGCCCCAGTTGAGAGTCTTTTTATCTATACCTTGTTGTAAAAAGGCAGGGTCTTGTTCAGAGTATGACAGAAGGCTTATTGTGATGAAAAGGCAGGACGCAAGGACAAATATCCCGATTATTTCCTTAACATGACTGCTTTTTATTCCCTCTTTTTCAGCCATAGGATTCTAAAGTTATACTGTTTTTCTCTCTTTATTTTTGTATTTTATAAAAAAGCGGCTGCAGGACGATTTATAACATGGTATAAGATAAGTAGTCAAGGTTTGCGGTGTTTGGTTATAACCATACTTAAGTCCTTGACCCATTGTTCACTTATTCGTATAATATGCAGGATTTTAAAATCTTAAGCGGAGGTCTTTTATGACAACTATTATAGATGTCCTTGCAAGGGAGATACTGGATTCAAGGGGCAATCCCACAGTAGAGGCAGAGGTTGTTCTTGAAGACGGCTCTGTGGGAAGGGCAGCAGTGCCGTCAGGGGCATCAACAGGCGAACATGAGGCAGTGGAATTAAGAGATGGCGATAAAAAAAGATACCTCGGCAAAGGCGTTTTAAAGGCTGTTTCAAATATTGAGGATAAGATAGGCATAGAGATAGTCGGCATAGATGCTACTGAACAGGTCTTGATAGACAAGATTATGATAGAACTTGACGGCACGGAAAATAAATCAAAACTCGGCGCCAATGCAATCCTTACTGTATCTTTGGCTGTTGCAAAGGCTGCAAGTAATTCCCTATGCCTCCCATTATACCAGTATATCGGCGGGGTCCATGCAAATACACTTCCTGTGCCAATGATGAATATAATAAACGGCGGCGCCCACGCAGATAACAGCCTTGACTTGCAGGAATTTATGATAATGCCTGCAGGTGCAGAGGATTTTTCAATCGCTATAAGGATGGGTGTTGAGGTATTTCACAGCCTCAAATCAATATTAAAAAAGAAGGGTATGAATACTGCTGTTGGTGATGAGGGCGGATTTGCACCAAGCCTTAAATCAAATGAAGAGGCAATTGGGTTAATAATGGAGGCTATATCTCAAGCAGGTTATAAGGCAGGAAAAGATATTTTGCTCGCCCTTGATGCAGCGGCAAGCGAGTTTTATGATTCTAAAAAGAAGGTCTATAATCTAAAAGGAGAGGGCAGGAGTTTGTCCTCTGAAAAGATGGTTGATTATTATGAAAAACTTGTTAAGGCATATCCGATAATATCTATTGAAGACGGACTTTCAGAGAATGACTGGAAGGGGTGGAAGGTCTTAACAGAGAGACTCGGCAATAAGGTGCAACTGGTAGGTGATGACATATTTGTTACCAATACAAAGATTCTGGCAAGAGGCATAAAAGAAGGGATTGCCAATGCCATACTTATAAAGGTCAACCAGATTGGGACACTGACAGAAACCCTTGATACAATTGAGATGGCAAAAAGGGCAGGCTACACTGCTGTAGTTTCACACCGAAGCGGCGAGACAGAGGATGTTACAATTGCAGACATAGCAGTTGCTGCAAATGCAGGACAAATCAAGACAGGCTCTGCGTCTCGGACAGACCGTATTGCAAAGTACAATCAACTCCTGCGGATTGAAGAAGAACTTGGGGAGACAGCAAGGTTTTTAGGCAGAGATGCCTTTTATAATCTATGATTGAACACTATGAGTTCGGCAAATTAGTCATTGACGGCAAGACATACACCAGTGATTTGATAATCATGCCTGACAGGCTCATAGAGAACTGGCGGAGGAAGGAAGGGCATAATCTGGTCATTGATGATATAGAGCCTGTCATACTTGAATGGCCTATAACCCTTGTAATCGGCACAGGGGCGGACGGGATGATGAAGGTCTCAAAAGAGATAAGAACGATGCTTCCGCTGCGGGGCGTAAAGATTATTGAGATGAAAACCAAAGAGGCAGTAGAGGCGTATAATGAGATATATAAGTTTGAAAAGACAGCAGCAGCACTGCACCTGACCTGCTAGTTTTTATTACTATCTGAGGGATTTTCGGAGCAAATTTATCTTTCCAAAATACCTCTCTCTTTAAAAGGTTCTTCAATGGGCGGCGCATCTACTCCTGAAACAGGTTTTTCTTTCATGCGAATTCTATCCCTTAATACCTTTTCCTCTTTCTGCATATCTGCAAGTTTTTTGAGGGAACTATCCCTTACAAAGACTGCCCTTTCTATTATCCTTGTAATCTCTTTTTTGTTCTCTGTCTTTATTCTGCCAGAGAGTTCTTTGAGTGCTTCTATCTGTTTGTTTGTATAGGTATTGACAATACTAAATACCTTTTTTGAAAATCTGTTGGGTTCGGATTCCAGCCATCTGGTGTTTTTTAATCCTGCAACAGCATCAGCCTTTTCCTTTTTAGAAGATGAAATCCTGTCTTTTATATAATCCTTATCCGTGCCTTTCATACTCTGCTCAAGGTTTGTAAGGAGGTCATCTTCCTCTGCACCAAAATCTTCAATAATACTTACTGCAAGGGAGAAACTATCTTTCTGGGCATGTCCAAATGTTGAATATAGAAACACAGATGCAAAGATTATAAGAATGCCAAAATATTTCATATCTAACCCCCTATGATTTTTAATAACAGTTTTCATAGTATGCCAGAGTAGATTTATATTGTCAAATAAGTTAAGAGGTGATAATTTTTTGCCAACGAATTAAAAACTATGAAGGATATAATCTCAATAGGTTACGGCAGCGGCGGAAGGCTGACAAGGGACCTGATTAAAGACCTTTTCTTAAAGAATTTTGATAACCCTATACTCTCCCCCCTTTCAGATTCTGCTGTTATCAGATTAAATAGTGAAAGGATTGCAGTAACAACCGACTCCTATGTTGTAAAACCCATTTTTTTCCCC encodes:
- a CDS encoding DNA translocase FtsK, with protein sequence MAEKEGIKSSHVKEIIGIFVLASCLFITISLLSYSEQDPAFLQQGIDKKTLNWGGRVGLYTSDGLFFLIGFSAYLLPLILFVVSIKLFLKKDPPYNASVVLSLLSLLASFSGLIGMLSADRFTAGGLIGGYIDYFLEGYLNTIGTVILLSAIAAVSMVYGTGISIVSLSKRFYAICDSTYKIINGQWLDWKERRKKSRDAKAKVQKKEIDALAKPDDKIHAAPIVVISEPSKEQFKRQAKSKEPVQQHFEFLESDGKFTLPPLSLLDINPEKGKSIDKEGIITNSKIVEKKLKDFGVDGTIVAVRPGPVITMYEFEPAPGIKVGKIINLTDDLALALRATSIRILAPVPGKAVVGIEVPNLIRGKIFLRDIMESQEYVKSHSFLTLGLGKDLVGNPFVSDLAKMPHLLLAGATGTGKSVAINAMILSILYKASPDDVKFIMIDPKMLELSAYEGIPHLLTPVVTDPRKAAGILRGVVREMGERYKLIAEFGAKNIARYNQMLDEGKEVITKTDRDTKRGHERLPYIVVVIDELADLMMVAGKDVEDCLVRLSQMARASGIHLLVATQRPSVDVITGLIKANFPARISCQVVSRTDSRTILDSMGAESLLGDGDMLFLPPGTAKLQRIHGGYVSEIEINRIAEFLKKQGSPVFHREILEAKLEDKNSKEQNEEDDKEFNSRYDEAVNIALQIGQISTSYIQRRLRIGYNTAARIIEKMEAEGVVGPSQGSKPREVLARREI
- the eno gene encoding phosphopyruvate hydratase, which translates into the protein MTTIIDVLAREILDSRGNPTVEAEVVLEDGSVGRAAVPSGASTGEHEAVELRDGDKKRYLGKGVLKAVSNIEDKIGIEIVGIDATEQVLIDKIMIELDGTENKSKLGANAILTVSLAVAKAASNSLCLPLYQYIGGVHANTLPVPMMNIINGGAHADNSLDLQEFMIMPAGAEDFSIAIRMGVEVFHSLKSILKKKGMNTAVGDEGGFAPSLKSNEEAIGLIMEAISQAGYKAGKDILLALDAAASEFYDSKKKVYNLKGEGRSLSSEKMVDYYEKLVKAYPIISIEDGLSENDWKGWKVLTERLGNKVQLVGDDIFVTNTKILARGIKEGIANAILIKVNQIGTLTETLDTIEMAKRAGYTAVVSHRSGETEDVTIADIAVAANAGQIKTGSASRTDRIAKYNQLLRIEEELGETARFLGRDAFYNL